From Rudanella lutea DSM 19387, a single genomic window includes:
- a CDS encoding GMC oxidoreductase, with translation MYINGPGKEHNNQSQHRYDAIVIGSGISGGWAAKELCEKGLRTLVLERGRDVRHITDYPTATSNPWDFPHRNRMPLAFDEANPIATKCYALDEATQQFFVKDAEHPYVQEKPFDWIRGYQVGGKSLIWARQTQRWSRFDFEANARDGAAVDWPIRYNDLAPWYSHVEKFVGISGNKDGLETLPDGEFLKPWELNCLEKHIQKSVAANYKNRHVIIGRCAHLTDPQPIHYAQGRAGCQARHLCYRGCPYGGYFSSNSSTLPWAAKTGKLTLRPNSVVHSIIYDEKAGKASGVRVIDTVTNKATEYFARVIFVNAACLNSNLILLNSTSRRFPNGLGNDNGLLGRYVAFHNYRGSLNASYEGFEDGYYYGRRPTTAFMPNFRNVDKQEMPDFQRGYMVAFSAGRGTGQPTTATFGADFKESLTQPGPWHVYMMMQGETVPRYENHVRLSTDQKDPWGIPQLVTSVGYTDNDVNMMKDFLTQGAEMLDKAGCKNIRPSDDKRNPGLDIHEMGGVRMGRDPKTSLLNAHNQLHLCKNVFVTDGASMTSTGSQNPSITFMALAARAANFAVGELKRKNL, from the coding sequence ATGTATATCAACGGACCCGGTAAAGAGCATAATAACCAATCACAACACCGTTACGACGCCATTGTGATTGGCTCCGGTATCAGCGGGGGCTGGGCGGCCAAAGAACTGTGCGAAAAAGGCTTGCGCACCCTGGTGCTGGAGCGCGGGCGCGACGTTCGGCACATTACCGATTACCCCACCGCTACGAGCAACCCCTGGGATTTTCCGCACCGTAACCGGATGCCGCTCGCCTTCGACGAAGCCAACCCCATTGCCACCAAATGCTACGCCCTCGACGAGGCTACCCAGCAGTTTTTTGTCAAAGACGCTGAGCACCCCTACGTGCAGGAAAAACCGTTCGACTGGATTCGGGGGTATCAGGTGGGAGGTAAATCGCTCATTTGGGCGCGGCAGACCCAGCGGTGGAGCCGGTTCGATTTTGAAGCCAACGCCCGCGACGGGGCTGCCGTCGACTGGCCTATCCGGTACAACGACCTGGCCCCCTGGTACAGCCATGTGGAAAAATTTGTGGGCATCAGCGGCAACAAAGACGGTCTCGAAACCCTACCCGACGGCGAGTTTCTGAAGCCCTGGGAACTGAACTGCCTCGAAAAACATATCCAGAAATCGGTAGCTGCTAACTACAAAAACCGTCACGTAATTATCGGTCGGTGCGCGCACCTCACCGACCCGCAACCCATTCACTACGCGCAGGGCCGGGCCGGGTGTCAGGCGCGGCACCTCTGCTATCGGGGCTGCCCCTATGGCGGCTATTTCAGCAGCAACTCCAGCACCCTACCCTGGGCGGCCAAAACCGGCAAGCTGACCTTGCGCCCAAACTCGGTGGTGCACTCGATTATCTACGACGAGAAAGCAGGTAAGGCATCGGGGGTGCGCGTCATCGACACCGTTACGAACAAAGCCACCGAATATTTTGCCAGGGTGATTTTTGTGAATGCGGCCTGCCTTAATTCCAATCTGATTCTGCTCAACTCCACGTCGCGCCGGTTTCCCAACGGGCTCGGCAACGACAACGGTCTGCTGGGCCGCTACGTGGCGTTTCATAACTACCGGGGCAGCCTCAATGCCAGTTACGAGGGGTTTGAAGATGGCTACTACTACGGCCGACGCCCCACCACGGCCTTTATGCCCAACTTCCGCAACGTCGACAAGCAGGAGATGCCTGATTTTCAGCGCGGCTACATGGTGGCGTTTAGTGCGGGCCGAGGCACAGGGCAACCCACAACAGCCACGTTTGGGGCCGATTTTAAGGAGAGCCTCACCCAGCCCGGCCCGTGGCATGTGTACATGATGATGCAGGGCGAAACCGTACCGCGCTACGAAAACCACGTCCGGCTTAGCACCGACCAAAAAGACCCCTGGGGCATTCCGCAGCTGGTAACGTCGGTGGGGTACACCGACAACGACGTAAACATGATGAAAGATTTTCTGACGCAGGGCGCCGAGATGCTCGACAAGGCGGGTTGTAAAAACATCCGGCCGTCGGACGATAAGCGGAACCCCGGTCTGGATATTCACGAGATGGGCGGAGTGCGAATGGGCCGCGACCCCAAAACGTCGCTTCTGAACGCGCACAACCAGTTGCACCTGTGCAAAAACGTATTCGTGACCGACGGAGCCAGCATGACTTCCACGGGCTCACAAAACCCCTCGATCACGTTTATGGCCCTGGCAGCCCGCGCGGCCAACTTTGCCGTCGGTGAACTGAAGCGTAAGAATTTGTAG
- a CDS encoding energy transducer TonB, which yields MNFPVWSRLFLLIPLFWGYALSVCAQGPVDVMRGRAASAKTDTLVDPTIQKPQFPGGHDALMMYIADHVKYPKSLRRKKFNAGQLTVKFLVLANGRVRNVEVTSRPTPPDVAEEMSEYVTSVMKAFNRMPRWEPARVNGTPINYQYALPFQVEIE from the coding sequence ATGAATTTCCCTGTTTGGTCTCGTTTGTTTCTCCTGATTCCCCTGTTTTGGGGGTATGCTCTCAGTGTGTGTGCGCAAGGCCCCGTTGATGTAATGCGCGGCCGGGCGGCTTCGGCCAAGACCGACACGCTCGTTGATCCAACCATCCAGAAACCGCAGTTTCCGGGCGGGCATGATGCCCTGATGATGTACATTGCCGATCACGTCAAATATCCCAAATCGTTACGACGCAAGAAATTCAACGCCGGGCAACTCACGGTGAAGTTTCTGGTGCTGGCCAACGGTCGGGTACGGAATGTAGAGGTTACCTCGCGGCCTACCCCCCCCGACGTAGCCGAAGAAATGAGCGAATACGTCACGAGCGTGATGAAGGCGTTCAACCGAATGCCGCGCTGGGAACCCGCCCGTGTCAACGGCACGCCCATTAATTACCAGTATGCCCTGCCTTTTCAGGTTGAAATCGAATAA
- a CDS encoding glycosyltransferase family 2 protein: protein MQQSYLSVVLITLNAERTLPRTLASVANWADEIVLVDSGSTDATLDIAHSYGCRVLHRSFDGFGTQKQFAVDQATHDWVLLLDADETPDEALKGSIMDVLRQRPDPQQGFCLPRSLVFMGQLLRHGGEQNRPVLRLFNRQHAHISPALVHESVVTTGPVTVLQGTLWHDSYGSLHEYITKMNQYTSLNARQMGGRQRKQGALEVSVRFGFKFVKVYLLKGSFRDGLPGFVWAFFSAVYPVLKYTKLYEATQKKTKKEWMSGSKRLSVSGF from the coding sequence ATGCAGCAGTCTTACTTATCGGTTGTTCTGATTACGCTTAATGCCGAACGGACTCTACCCCGGACGTTGGCTTCGGTAGCGAATTGGGCCGATGAAATTGTGTTGGTCGACTCGGGGAGTACCGATGCCACGCTCGACATTGCCCATTCGTACGGGTGCCGGGTGTTGCACCGTTCGTTTGATGGTTTCGGGACCCAGAAACAGTTTGCCGTTGACCAGGCAACCCACGACTGGGTGCTTCTGCTCGACGCCGACGAAACGCCCGACGAAGCCCTGAAAGGGTCAATTATGGATGTACTCCGGCAGCGGCCCGACCCTCAGCAGGGGTTTTGCCTACCCCGGAGTTTGGTGTTCATGGGGCAGTTGTTGCGGCATGGTGGCGAGCAAAACCGCCCGGTACTGCGGCTGTTTAACCGGCAGCACGCTCATATCTCGCCCGCCCTGGTCCACGAATCAGTAGTGACCACCGGCCCCGTGACTGTGCTCCAGGGAACGCTTTGGCACGATAGCTACGGTTCCCTACACGAGTACATTACCAAAATGAATCAGTACACCTCGCTCAACGCCCGGCAGATGGGTGGGCGTCAGCGCAAGCAGGGTGCTTTGGAGGTTTCGGTACGGTTTGGGTTCAAGTTTGTGAAGGTCTACTTGCTCAAAGGCAGCTTTCGCGATGGCCTGCCCGGCTTTGTGTGGGCCTTCTTTTCAGCCGTTTACCCGGTTCTGAAATACACCAAACTGTACGAGGCCACCCAGAAGAAAACGAAAAAGGAGTGGATGTCGGGCAGCAAACGACTGTCTGTCAGTGGTTTCTGA
- a CDS encoding NAD(P)/FAD-dependent oxidoreductase, giving the protein MRSIVIIGNGIAGITAAREIRKRSDDSLTVISSETDHFFSRTALMYVYMGQLEPHHLKPYEDWFWPKNRINLLRAHVEKIDFDQKTLFLSERSEGERSREMPYDVLILALGSTPNSLGLPGEQLAGVQGLYGLPDLARMQADTVGVREAVVVGGGLIGIELCEMLLSKGIRPTFLVREKSYWNSVLPDEESALVTNHIREHHVDLRLSTELTELVDDGSGRVGEVVTSAGETLPAQFVGVSVGVRSNIDFLRHTALETDRGILVNPYLETNLPGVYAIGDCVQHRTPPPGRKPLEQIWYTGRIMGETLAQTLTGNQTAYQPGVFFNSAKFFDIEYQTYGMAPARPAEFPDLQSFYWQHETRKLALRIYFRADTGAVVGMNTLGIRQRQAVWTEWIATEKPIGVVMGHLADANFDPEFFRRYEPDMVAQFARQFPQWPVETRAKKRSFFSW; this is encoded by the coding sequence ATGCGCTCCATTGTCATTATTGGCAACGGAATTGCGGGTATAACTGCCGCCCGCGAAATCCGTAAACGTTCCGACGATTCGCTTACCGTCATCTCGTCGGAAACTGACCATTTCTTTTCCCGCACCGCCCTGATGTATGTGTACATGGGGCAGTTGGAGCCGCATCATCTGAAGCCCTACGAGGATTGGTTCTGGCCCAAAAACCGGATTAACCTGCTGCGGGCGCATGTGGAAAAAATAGACTTTGACCAGAAAACTCTCTTCCTTTCCGAACGGTCGGAAGGTGAGCGAAGCCGTGAGATGCCCTACGACGTGCTCATACTGGCCCTTGGCTCAACGCCCAACAGCTTAGGGCTGCCCGGCGAGCAGCTGGCCGGGGTGCAGGGGCTGTATGGCCTGCCCGACCTGGCCCGTATGCAGGCCGATACCGTCGGGGTGCGCGAGGCTGTTGTGGTTGGGGGCGGGCTCATCGGGATCGAACTCTGCGAAATGCTCCTGTCGAAAGGGATCCGGCCGACGTTTCTCGTTCGCGAAAAAAGCTACTGGAACAGTGTCTTACCCGACGAGGAGTCGGCGCTCGTAACAAACCACATCCGCGAACACCACGTCGACCTGCGTCTGAGCACCGAACTGACCGAGCTGGTTGACGATGGCTCTGGCCGGGTGGGGGAGGTGGTTACCTCGGCGGGCGAAACCCTACCGGCGCAGTTTGTAGGGGTATCGGTGGGGGTACGGTCCAACATCGATTTTCTACGCCATACGGCCCTCGAAACCGACCGGGGTATTCTGGTGAACCCATATCTGGAAACGAACCTGCCCGGCGTGTATGCCATTGGCGATTGTGTGCAGCACCGGACCCCTCCGCCGGGCCGGAAACCGCTCGAACAAATCTGGTACACGGGCCGGATCATGGGCGAAACGCTCGCCCAAACGCTCACGGGAAACCAAACGGCCTACCAACCGGGCGTATTTTTCAACTCGGCCAAGTTCTTCGACATCGAGTACCAAACGTACGGCATGGCCCCGGCCCGGCCCGCCGAGTTTCCCGACTTGCAAAGCTTCTACTGGCAGCACGAAACCCGCAAACTGGCCCTGCGGATTTATTTCCGGGCCGATACCGGCGCGGTGGTGGGTATGAATACGCTCGGTATCCGGCAACGGCAGGCGGTCTGGACCGAATGGATCGCGACCGAAAAGCCAATTGGCGTGGTGATGGGCCATTTGGCCGACGCTAACTTCGACCCCGAATTTTTCCGGCGGTATGAGCCTGATATGGTCGCGCAGTTTGCCCGGCAATTTCCGCAGTGGCCGGTCGAAACACGGGCCAAAAAACGTTCATTTTTCAGTTGGTAA